In Gammaproteobacteria bacterium, the DNA window GTGGCCACCACCTTCGTCGCCGGAGTGGAGGCAATTCGCAGGGGCATGGCCGAGCCCACGGGAAGCCTCACCCAGATGAATACCATCCGACTCGGAAAGCGCACCGAGGGACGAACGCCGCTCATCAGGGAGCTGGTGCCGCTGGCGGAGCTGGACGATCTGGTCTTCGGCGCCTGGGACCCGATTCCCGACAACGGCTACGAAAGCTCCGTGCGGGCCGGCGTGCTGCACCGTGAACGCCATCTCGACCCGATCAGGGACTTCCTGGCCGGCATCGAACCCATGCCCGCGGTCTTCGACACCGGATACGTAAAGAAGCTGGACGGTCCCAACACGAAGAAGGGCGCCAGCAAGCGCGACCTCGCGGAGCAGCTGCGCGCGGACATCCGCGCCTTCAAGGCGCAGCACGGATGCGATCGCGCGGTCATGGTATGGTGCGGCTCGACCGAGGTGTACGTGCGCCCGGGCGAAGTGCACGCCTCGCTGGCCGCCTTCGAGAAGGGCATGGACGAGAACCATCCCGACATCGCGCCCAGCCAGCTCTACGCTTGGGCCGCTCTCAAGGAGGGCGTGCCCTACGCCAACGGCGCCCCCAACCTGTCGGCCGACTTCGAGGCGCTCGAGGATCTGGCGCGCGAGCGCTCGGTTCCCATCGCGGGCAAGGATTTCAAGACCGGCCAGACCCTCATGAAGACCATCCTGGCGCCGGGCTTCAAGGCGCGCATGATCGGCCTTTCGGGCTGGTTCAGCACCAACATCCTGGGCAACCGGGACGGAGAGGTGCTCGACGACCCGGAATCGTTCAAGACCAAGGAGGTCTCCAAACTCGGGGTGCTCGAGCACATCCTGCAGCCGCAGATGTACCCCGAGCTTTACGGCGACATCTACCACAAGGTGCGCATCAACTACTATCCGCCCCGCGGCGACAACAAGGAAGGCTGGGACAACATCGATATCTTCGGCTGGCTGGGATATCCGATGCAGATCAAGATCGACTTCCTGTGCCGCGACTCCATCCTGGCCGCGCCCATCGTCCTGGACCTCGCGCTCTTCCTCGATCTGGCCTCGCGCTCGGGGCTGGGCGGCATCCAGGAGTGGCTCTCCTTCTACTTCAAGAGCCCTCAGACGGCGCCCGGCCTGTATCCGGAACACGACATCTTCATCCAGCACTGGAAGCTGAAGAACACGCTGCGCTGGCTCGCGGGGGAGGAGCAGATCACCCATCTGGGCGTTGAGTACTACGAGTAGCGGGCCGTCCGCGGCGAACCGGGGTGCCCACTACCCGTCGTGGGCCACCCACTACCGGTAGTAGGTCGGAGAAGGCTCGATGCCGAAGGGGTGCTTCGTGGTGCTGGAGGGCGGGGAGGGTGCGGGCAAGTCCACGCAGGCGGCGCTCCTGGCCCGGTGGCTTCGGGACCGGGGCGTGCCCTGCACCCTGGCGCGCGAACCGGGGTCCACGGGGGTGGGTGAAGCCATTCGCGAGGTGGTGCTGGGGAGAACGGATCTGGAGATGCCCGCGGAATCGGAGCTGCTGCTGATCCTGGCGGCACGCGCGGCGTTCGTGCGCGAGGTGGTGCGTCCCGCGCTGGCGCGCGGCGACGTGGTCGTTGCGGATCGCTTCGACCTCTCCACGCTGGCCTACCAGGGATACGGCCGCGGCCTGGAACTCGCGCGCGTGCGTGCCGCGATGGAGGTTGCGACCGGAGACCTGCGGCCGGATCTCTACCTGGTGCTCGACGTGCCGGTTGAGGAGGGCGTGGCTCGGCGCCGGGCCGCCGGAGGCAGCGAGGATCGCATCGAGCGCGCGGGCGCCGACTTTCTGCGCGCGGTGAGAGACGGGTATCTTGAGCTGGCCGAGGCCGGGGAGCGCATGGAGCTGGTCAGCGGTCTGGGTTCGTCCCTTCGGGTCCAGGAGCGCGTCCTCGGTTGTCTGAGGCGCCGCCTGCCCGACGTGTTCGGTCCCCGGGGGAATTGAATCGGAGAGACATATGAGGACCTTCCCACCGACTCCGTCGATGGTCGCGCTGTCCCTTGCCGCACTCCTCGCCGCCGGCTGTGCCGAGTCCGGTGCCGGGGGCTCCGGGTCCGCTCCAGGGCGCGTCGGCGACGAGAGCATGCGTGCCGCCCTGTTCGAGAGCATTCTCGCCCGCACGGAGGCCCGCGAGGCCTTCTCGCCGGTGAAGAACGAGGCGCTGGGGCTGGATCCGCTCGAAGCGATGCGCGCCCTGCGCGACCGCGTCGTCGCCGCCGACGGCGAGGAGGAGCTCTACTACGCGCTGGCGGCGCTCAGCGCCGCGCGCCGCGACCGCCACCTCGATGTCATTCTGGTGCCCGGCGGCCTGGAGCTGCCCGACAGCGCCGGCGTCGAGGTAAGCAGAGGGGACGCCCCCGAGCCCCGCCAGGCGGGCGTCAGGGTGTTCCCCGATTACGGGAGCGGGGCGCTCGCCTACTTCGTGGGGGAGATCGCGGAAGGAGTCGACGGGCCACCCGTCGGCAGCCGGGTGCTCGAAGTGAACGGCATGCCGGTGCAGGCGTGGCACGACGCGGCCGCGGTCTATGTGCCCCACTCCACCGAGGCCGGGCTGCGCTGGAAGCTGGCCGAGGCGATGACCGTCTCCAGCGCCATCTTCCCGCCCGCGCTGCGCCCGGAACAGCTCACGCTGGTGGTGGCCGGCGGCGACGGGGCCGAGGCGGAGTACCGGTTCCCCTGGCACGAACCCGCGGAGTTGGCGTGGTCCGGCCTCTCCGAGCCGCGCTATCCCGGCACCCGCAACGTGCTCAGCACTCCTACCTACGACTTCCTGGTGCCCGTGGCCCCGGCCGGACACGTGGTCCTGGTGTGGTACGGGTTCCGGGAGACCATGGTCCCCGACGTCGACCGCCTGGTCGAGTACGCCGCCGCCAACGACCTCCTGGACCACACCCTGGTGATGGACGTCACCCGCAGCCGCGGCGGCTCGCTCGGACCCTACGCCATGCAGCGCCTGCAGCCGCGCGCCTTCAGGACCACCTTCGGCAACCTGCGCCTGAGCGACGTCATCCAGCCCTTCATCGACGAAAAGCGGGCCGAAGCCGCCGAGGAGGGCGCGATGGACTCCGGGGTTCCGGAGGTGATCGACGACGGCACCTGGCTGCTCGACTGGCTGGAGACGGACGTGGCGCCCGCCCTGGCGCGCGGCGACGCCTACTCGAACGCGGTGCCCTTCAAGAGCGCGCACGCCCCGCGCGACTCGGACGGGATCCTCGAACCCGCGCCGGTGCACTTCCGCGGGGCGATCGCGATCATCTCCGGGCCGAGCGGGGGGTCGCACCTGGATCAGTTCGTCTCCATCATCTCGGACAACGGGCTTGGGCCGGTGGTGGGCCTGCCCCCCGGCGGCTACTCCAACACCTGGGAGTGGGAGGAGACCCTGACTCTCGAGCCCGGCGGACAGCCGCTGGTCGGCTTCATGTGGAATATCGGCCACACGCTGCGGCCCAACGGCGAGATTCTCGAAGGCAACCCGGTGGAGGTCGACGAGTGGATTCCGCTCACGGCGGACAACGTGGCCGACTACTACGGGATCCTGCTCGACCGGGCGCTGGCGCTTGCCGAATCCTGGAACTGAAGGGCCCGGGCCCGGGGCGCCGGGTTCACCGGGCATGAGTCGGCCGTCGGAAACGGGACGCCGCCGTTTCGGACCCGGCGCGCTCATCTTCGCCGGCATGGCGGTGGGGATCGTGGTCGGCGCCATCCTGGGCGAGCGGGCCGCCGTGCTCCAGCCGGTCGGCGACCTGTTCATCCGGTTGCTGGTGCTGGCGGCGGTGCCGCTGGTCTGCTTCAACCTGCTGGCCGGGCTGGCGGCCCATTCGGGCGTGGGCGCGTTCGGCCGGCTGGCCGCGAAGATCCTGGCCTGGTTCGTCGCCACCGACCTCGTGGCGCTGTGCGCGGGAATGGGGGCGATGACGCTCCTGCGGCCCGGCGCCGGGATGGAGCTGACCACTCCGGTGGACGAGGCCGTGGGCGCGGTTCCCTCGCTCGCGGATGTCCTGCTGGACATGATCCCGGTCAACCTCTTCCAGGCCTTTGCGGAGGGGAACATCGTGCAGGTGGTGGTGGCCTCGCTCGCGATCGGGATGGCCACCCTGATGCTCGGAGGCGGCGCGCGCGCGCGGCTGGAGGCGGCCTACCGCGACCTGGCCGACCTCTTCCGCCGCCTGGTGGACCTGGTGCTCGTGCTGGCGCCGCTGGGGATCGGCGCGCTGATGGCGGTGACCGCCGGCCGCTACGGCGCCGAGCTGCTCGGCGGCCTGGCGCGCTTCCTGACGGGGGTGTGGGGCGCGCAGGCGATCCTCTTCTGCGGGTACATGCTCGTGCTCCGCTTCCTGACCGCGCAGCGTCCCCGGCGCTTCCTGAGCGATACCGGTCCGCTATGGGCGACCACGGCGGCAACCTCCTCCAGCCTGGCTTCCCTCTCGGTCGGTCTGGAGAAGGCGGAGAAACTGGGCATGCCGCGCCGAATCTACAGCTTCACGCTGCCGCTGGGCGCGCAACTCAACAAGGACGGCACCGCGGTTATGCTCGGGGCGGTGCTGGTGTTCACCGCCCAGGCGGCGGGGGTGGAGTTCGGGCCGGAGGCGCTGCTCGCCATCCTGCCGATCGGGCTCCTGCTCGCGCAGGGTTCGGGCGGGATCCCGGGCGGCGGTTTCGTGGTGGCCCTGGTCTACGTGCAGGCGTTCAGCCTGCCGATCGAAATCGCGGCCATGGTGGGGGGCATTTACCGGCTGGTCGACATGGGAAACACGACGTTGAACATCATGGGGGACATGGTCGGGACGGCGCTGGTGGCGGGGCGGGCCGCGGGCGGGACCGAGCCCGCGGTCTCCGGGGCGGGCTCGTGAACCCCGCGGTGCGCGCACTCTTTCCGGGCGCGGGGCGCCGGGCGTATTTCGACATCGCCGCGCGCTGCCTGCTGGCGGAGCCGGTGCGGAACGCCGCCGCCGCCCACCTGGAGACGCGCATGTGCGACGGGGGCGATAAGGACGAGCTGCGGGCGGTGGTCGAAGAGGCCCGCTCCGGCTTCGCCTCCCTGGTCGGGGCCGACCCCGAGGAGATCGCGATCACCAAGAACGTCTCCGACGGGCTCAACCTCTTCGCCGCCAGCCTGCCGTGGCGAGCGGGGGACAACGTCGTCTTTTGCCCCGAACTCGAGCATCCCAACAACATCTACCTGTGGTACAACCTGCGACGCACGCGGGGGGTGGAGGTGCGCCCGGTGGCGCCGGTGGACGGGGAGGTGCCGGTGGAGGCGATGGTGGCGGCCATGGACGGGCGCACGCGCCTGGTGACGG includes these proteins:
- a CDS encoding dicarboxylate/amino acid:cation symporter; amino-acid sequence: MSRPSETGRRRFGPGALIFAGMAVGIVVGAILGERAAVLQPVGDLFIRLLVLAAVPLVCFNLLAGLAAHSGVGAFGRLAAKILAWFVATDLVALCAGMGAMTLLRPGAGMELTTPVDEAVGAVPSLADVLLDMIPVNLFQAFAEGNIVQVVVASLAIGMATLMLGGGARARLEAAYRDLADLFRRLVDLVLVLAPLGIGALMAVTAGRYGAELLGGLARFLTGVWGAQAILFCGYMLVLRFLTAQRPRRFLSDTGPLWATTAATSSSLASLSVGLEKAEKLGMPRRIYSFTLPLGAQLNKDGTAVMLGAVLVFTAQAAGVEFGPEALLAILPIGLLLAQGSGGIPGGGFVVALVYVQAFSLPIEIAAMVGGIYRLVDMGNTTLNIMGDMVGTALVAGRAAGGTEPAVSGAGS
- the tmk gene encoding dTMP kinase encodes the protein MPKGCFVVLEGGEGAGKSTQAALLARWLRDRGVPCTLAREPGSTGVGEAIREVVLGRTDLEMPAESELLLILAARAAFVREVVRPALARGDVVVADRFDLSTLAYQGYGRGLELARVRAAMEVATGDLRPDLYLVLDVPVEEGVARRRAAGGSEDRIERAGADFLRAVRDGYLELAEAGERMELVSGLGSSLRVQERVLGCLRRRLPDVFGPRGN
- a CDS encoding inositol-3-phosphate synthase, which codes for MRKPQRIPPASGRLGVLLPGFGAVATTFVAGVEAIRRGMAEPTGSLTQMNTIRLGKRTEGRTPLIRELVPLAELDDLVFGAWDPIPDNGYESSVRAGVLHRERHLDPIRDFLAGIEPMPAVFDTGYVKKLDGPNTKKGASKRDLAEQLRADIRAFKAQHGCDRAVMVWCGSTEVYVRPGEVHASLAAFEKGMDENHPDIAPSQLYAWAALKEGVPYANGAPNLSADFEALEDLARERSVPIAGKDFKTGQTLMKTILAPGFKARMIGLSGWFSTNILGNRDGEVLDDPESFKTKEVSKLGVLEHILQPQMYPELYGDIYHKVRINYYPPRGDNKEGWDNIDIFGWLGYPMQIKIDFLCRDSILAAPIVLDLALFLDLASRSGLGGIQEWLSFYFKSPQTAPGLYPEHDIFIQHWKLKNTLRWLAGEEQITHLGVEYYE